Proteins encoded by one window of Cyclobacteriaceae bacterium:
- a CDS encoding FKBP-type peptidyl-prolyl cis-trans isomerase — protein sequence MKRRAIRFAVVGLIFLATSCLDTDLGVSPYEQLGRDIVAIDNYLAENGIVALVDATGMRIVVHELGTDGLPPNTENNVTVKYTGKLLSNGLVFDSNTTDGISGKLTEWIMGWQIGLSMLPAGSEATLYIPSGYAYGTRGQGSIPANANLIFDVEIVSVSPTPQQQSRLNDDIATIDDYLTTNEIEAIEHESGIRYVITEQGSGSISPTLYEQVKINFKGKLLTDGTVFIDQLVEPRTDFSSRVVNFPHGVLIGLQLMKEGDKATIYVPSILAYGSRAYTNVPANSNVIFEIELLEVNP from the coding sequence ATGAAGAGAAGGGCAATAAGGTTTGCAGTAGTTGGTTTGATTTTTTTAGCAACATCCTGTCTGGATACCGATTTGGGGGTATCACCTTATGAGCAATTAGGCCGTGATATTGTTGCCATTGATAATTATTTAGCAGAGAACGGCATAGTTGCACTTGTAGATGCCACCGGGATGCGGATTGTGGTACACGAATTGGGTACGGATGGCTTACCGCCAAACACCGAAAATAACGTGACGGTGAAATATACTGGTAAGTTGCTTTCAAACGGGTTAGTATTTGATTCTAACACGACAGATGGAATATCTGGAAAACTCACCGAATGGATTATGGGGTGGCAAATTGGCTTGTCTATGCTTCCAGCGGGAAGCGAGGCAACGTTGTATATCCCGTCAGGGTATGCGTATGGCACAAGGGGTCAAGGTTCAATTCCTGCTAACGCCAATCTGATTTTTGATGTGGAGATTGTATCAGTCTCACCAACACCACAACAGCAATCCAGGCTAAACGATGACATTGCCACTATCGATGACTATCTCACAACAAACGAGATTGAAGCCATTGAACATGAAAGTGGAATACGTTATGTAATCACAGAGCAGGGTTCGGGATCTATTTCCCCAACATTATATGAACAGGTAAAGATAAACTTTAAAGGAAAGTTACTTACGGATGGTACTGTTTTTATAGACCAATTAGTTGAGCCACGTACTGATTTTAGTAGCCGGGTAGTAAATTTTCCGCACGGTGTTTTGATTGGACTACAATTAATGAAGGAAGGTGATAAAGCGACTATTTATGTTCCTTCAATTTTAGCTTATGGATCGCGAGCGTACACAAATGTCCCTGCAAATTCAAATGTGATTTTTGAGATTGAATTGTTAGAAGTCAATCCATGA
- the recQ gene encoding DNA helicase RecQ: MLVEEKDELKLKLKEVFGYTQFRGNQETIIRNILDGKNTFVIMPTGAGKSLCYQLPAILSDGLAIVISPLIALMKNQVDQLNAYGINARFLNSTLTKGEITRLKKDCANGVVKLLYVAPESLTKEENIEFLKKITVSFVAIDEAHCISEWGHDFRPEYRKIKTMIQQLGNLPVVALTATATPKVQIDIQKNLQMEDADIYLSSFNRKNLYYEVRPKKETKKQLIKFMRDNKGKSGIVYCLSRKKVEEIAKLLSVNGFKAAPYHAGLDPDVREKNQDDFLNEEVDIIVATIAFGMGIDKPDVRFVVHYDVPKSLEGYYQETGRSGRDGLEGHCLMFYSHNDLNKLEKFNKDKSVQERENARVLLQEMEYYAESPVCRRRQLLHYFGEEFKEDNCGMCDNCVHPRERFDGTEAVKTVLQAVKQTNERFGLNHLVNVIRGIEDEYVKSYGHFDLPIYGTGGDEDADFWKSVIRQTLIYQYLEKDIDNIGVLKISKRGENFLKKPVPVELARDHDFTTDIEDEEVSSEKVPVNAKAYDDKLFEMLKALRKKMAKEKDLPPYVIFQDPSLEEMATTYPLTKEDLAGVNGVGMGKVNKFGKEFLELIKQYVEENDIETATEVVVKSSVNKSKTKIFIIQQIDKKVDLEEIAEMTNLSFEELLTEIENICYSGTKLNLNYYLEALIDPQKQDDIHDYFMNAETDSLDAALNDESLADYSEEEIRLMRIHFMSEYAH, encoded by the coding sequence ATGTTGGTTGAAGAGAAAGACGAGTTAAAGCTGAAATTAAAAGAGGTTTTCGGCTATACCCAATTCAGGGGTAACCAGGAAACTATTATCCGGAACATACTGGACGGCAAAAATACGTTCGTTATTATGCCCACAGGGGCCGGTAAGTCACTTTGCTATCAATTGCCGGCAATTCTGTCGGATGGTCTGGCCATAGTAATTTCTCCATTGATTGCCCTGATGAAAAATCAGGTTGATCAGCTAAATGCCTATGGAATTAATGCACGATTTCTGAATTCAACCTTAACCAAGGGAGAAATTACCCGGTTGAAAAAAGATTGCGCAAACGGAGTGGTCAAACTCTTATACGTAGCTCCGGAATCGCTCACCAAAGAAGAAAACATCGAGTTTTTAAAAAAAATAACGGTATCGTTTGTTGCCATTGATGAGGCTCACTGTATTTCTGAATGGGGCCATGATTTCCGCCCTGAGTATCGGAAAATAAAAACCATGATTCAGCAACTGGGCAATCTGCCGGTAGTGGCACTCACGGCAACCGCTACACCAAAAGTCCAGATCGATATTCAAAAAAATCTTCAGATGGAAGACGCAGATATATATCTGTCGTCTTTCAATCGCAAAAATTTGTATTACGAGGTTCGCCCTAAAAAGGAAACCAAGAAGCAACTCATCAAATTCATGCGCGACAACAAGGGCAAGTCGGGCATTGTGTATTGTTTGAGTCGCAAAAAAGTTGAAGAGATTGCGAAACTGTTATCGGTTAATGGTTTCAAAGCAGCCCCTTACCATGCAGGGCTTGATCCGGATGTACGCGAAAAAAATCAAGATGACTTCCTGAATGAGGAAGTTGACATTATTGTAGCCACGATTGCATTCGGCATGGGTATCGACAAACCCGATGTACGTTTTGTGGTACACTACGATGTTCCCAAATCGCTTGAAGGTTATTATCAGGAAACCGGTCGCTCCGGCCGCGATGGCCTGGAAGGACACTGCTTAATGTTCTATAGCCACAACGACCTGAACAAACTCGAAAAATTCAATAAGGACAAGTCTGTGCAGGAACGTGAAAACGCACGTGTACTGCTACAGGAAATGGAATACTACGCTGAGTCTCCGGTTTGTCGCAGGCGCCAATTACTGCACTACTTTGGTGAAGAGTTCAAAGAAGATAACTGCGGCATGTGCGATAACTGCGTGCATCCACGCGAACGCTTTGATGGCACTGAGGCAGTAAAAACCGTGTTGCAGGCTGTGAAGCAAACCAATGAACGCTTCGGGCTGAATCACCTGGTGAATGTGATTCGTGGCATTGAGGATGAGTACGTAAAAAGTTATGGCCACTTCGATTTGCCGATTTATGGAACCGGTGGCGATGAAGATGCTGATTTCTGGAAATCGGTTATCCGCCAGACGTTGATTTATCAATACCTGGAAAAAGACATCGACAATATTGGCGTACTAAAAATTTCAAAGCGGGGTGAAAACTTCCTGAAGAAACCTGTGCCTGTTGAGTTAGCCCGCGATCACGACTTCACAACCGATATTGAAGATGAGGAAGTGTCATCAGAAAAAGTTCCGGTAAATGCCAAAGCTTACGATGACAAACTTTTTGAAATGCTGAAGGCCCTTCGTAAGAAAATGGCTAAGGAGAAAGACCTTCCGCCTTATGTTATCTTTCAGGATCCATCACTAGAGGAAATGGCCACCACCTACCCCCTCACCAAAGAAGACCTGGCAGGGGTAAATGGCGTGGGCATGGGTAAGGTGAACAAATTCGGAAAGGAATTTCTGGAGTTGATCAAGCAATATGTAGAGGAAAACGACATTGAAACAGCTACAGAGGTAGTGGTCAAGTCATCGGTAAATAAATCGAAAACCAAAATTTTTATCATCCAACAAATTGATAAAAAGGTTGACCTGGAAGAGATTGCCGAGATGACCAACCTGTCGTTTGAAGAATTGTTGACGGAAATTGAAAACATCTGCTATTCGGGCACAAAACTGAATTTAAATTATTACCTCGAGGCACTAATTGATCCTCAAAAACAGGATGACATTCATGACTATTTCATGAATGCAGAAACCGATAGCCTGGATGCTGCACTGAATGATGAATCGCTGGCTGATTACTCAGAAGAAGAAATTCGCCTGATGCGCATTCATTTCATGAGCGAATACGCGCACTAA
- a CDS encoding P-loop NTPase fold protein has translation MTKPFTIGITGGSGSGKTYFLKRLSDRFKETELCLISQDNYYHPRDRQQEDERGVKNFDLPEAIDHQQFVQDIKLLKAGKTLTKDEYTFNNPAATPRKLIFKPAPILIIEGLFVQYFPEIEHELDLSIFIEAKDYVKLSRRIKRDNEERGYDLNDVLYRYHHHVMPVYERLIEPIKHNADIVIPNNSHFERALEVIILMIQAKLAGFKV, from the coding sequence ATGACCAAACCTTTTACCATTGGGATAACCGGAGGCAGCGGATCGGGAAAGACGTATTTTCTCAAACGCTTATCGGATCGGTTTAAAGAGACTGAACTTTGCCTTATTTCACAGGACAATTACTACCATCCACGCGACAGGCAGCAAGAAGATGAGCGGGGCGTAAAAAATTTCGATTTACCTGAAGCCATCGATCATCAACAATTTGTTCAGGACATTAAACTGTTAAAAGCCGGAAAAACCCTTACCAAGGATGAGTACACATTTAACAACCCGGCAGCAACTCCACGTAAGCTAATTTTTAAGCCAGCACCCATCCTGATTATCGAAGGGCTATTTGTTCAATATTTTCCTGAAATAGAGCATGAACTGGACTTGAGCATTTTTATCGAGGCAAAAGATTACGTGAAATTATCCAGGCGCATTAAGCGCGACAACGAAGAAAGGGGGTATGATTTGAACGATGTATTGTACCGTTACCATCACCACGTAATGCCTGTTTACGAGCGGCTTATTGAGCCCATTAAGCACAACGCTGATATTGTGATTCCCAATAACAGCCACTTTGAACGAGCCCTGGAAGTGATAATTCTAATGATTCAGGCCAAATTGGCCGGTTTTAAGGTCTGA
- a CDS encoding non-canonical purine NTP diphosphatase, which translates to MSSYCIASNNKHKIEEMSTIMGSSFSFLSLENIGCSEELPETQNTLEGNALQKARFVFNRYKIPCFADDTGLEVEALNGEPGVYSARYAGPTRDAEANMNLLLNKLEGKSNRHARFRTVIALIDNQGEHLFEGIVEGTITHEKRGSSGFGYDPIFQPKGYTQTFGEMPLSEKNQISHRAKAVEKLCAYLLQNQ; encoded by the coding sequence ATGAGTAGTTACTGTATTGCTTCCAACAACAAACACAAAATAGAAGAGATGAGCACCATAATGGGCTCATCTTTTTCTTTTTTAAGTCTGGAGAATATTGGTTGTAGTGAAGAACTGCCTGAAACGCAAAACACATTGGAAGGCAACGCACTTCAAAAAGCAAGGTTTGTTTTTAATCGGTACAAAATTCCCTGCTTTGCTGATGATACAGGCCTTGAGGTTGAAGCGCTAAATGGCGAACCTGGAGTCTATTCTGCCCGCTATGCTGGACCAACGCGCGATGCGGAAGCCAATATGAATTTACTGTTGAATAAGCTGGAAGGTAAATCCAACCGCCATGCAAGGTTCAGAACGGTAATAGCCCTGATCGATAATCAAGGTGAGCATCTGTTCGAAGGAATCGTTGAGGGAACAATCACTCATGAAAAGCGCGGAAGCAGTGGGTTTGGTTACGACCCCATTTTCCAGCCTAAGGGTTACACACAGACTTTTGGTGAAATGCCGCTATCAGAAAAAAACCAGATCAGCCATCGGGCCAAGGCTGTGGAAAAACTTTGCGCTTACCTGCTGCAAAATCAATAG
- the secDF gene encoding protein translocase subunit SecDF — MQNKGFVIVLTIIVTALCLFYLSFTFVSNKVQQDAIDYATDASGVLNLSKKQAYLDSIWSQPVYNLFGAEFTYKEVKDNELSRGLDLQGGMHVTLEVSPVDIIKGLAGNSKDSAFVKALAKAHERSKSSQERFSSLFFAAYQEDNAGARLAPVFASTATRGRISLNDSDEQVVTVVNEEIDRAIERSYTILKNRLDQFGTSQPNIQRLPGTGRIQIEIPGADNPARVRKLLQGVARLEFWDVIEPNDINSSLMAINAALVKERQVQGALNITTGEDQVGTSADTTQADGVTDLEKQLQSAAAGDTTSNSLDSLQNLNVSPLFAKSNPPGLFRYAVTDTAEINRIFKKPEIKSLLPRNVGVYWANKPDKDFGATEGLQLYFLDMGRSGQPKLTGEVINEARQDLDEYARPSVSMTMNATGTKAWAKMTAEAASKTPRGRIAIVLDNSVYSAPSVNGEIPNGNSQISGNFTVEEAKDLANILKAGSLPAPTKIVEEAIVGPTLGKLAQNQGLLSSLGGLVLVVLFMLLYYSKGGIVANIALVFNIFFILGILAQFNASLTLPGIAGIVLTIGMAVDANVLIFERIKEEITHGRKLKDAIKVGYQRAFWSIFDSNLTTLLTAFFLFMLGQGPIKGFAITLMIGILTSFFTAVYVSRVIVEWMTRKGDDSKISFDSFISRAVKKRRRYEFVGNSRKAYIASSAIILIGLALLFVKPLNMGVDFKGGRSYVVAFSQPVAATELKVQLTQSFEGAGTEVKNYGSNSSVKVTTSYLIEEDSEEADEKVRETLINALQTITGKQYTSQEAQLDDSRFIISSSSKVGATVADDIKNSAWEASLFSLIGIFIYILIRFRKWQYSAGAIIATLHDTLFVFAAFSIAGFLGMSYEVDQVFVAAILTIIGYSINDTVIIFDRIREYIGFGATHDLRKIFNDAINDTLSRTIITAGTTLLVVIVLLIFGGQVLSGFAFALLVGVSVGTYSSVFIAAPIVLDMDKKGQEKEAKKAVAATA; from the coding sequence ATGCAGAACAAAGGATTTGTAATTGTACTTACCATTATTGTTACGGCTCTTTGCTTGTTCTATTTGTCGTTTACGTTTGTATCCAACAAAGTTCAGCAAGATGCCATTGATTATGCCACCGATGCGAGTGGTGTTTTGAACCTGAGTAAAAAACAAGCTTACCTCGATTCCATCTGGAGCCAGCCGGTGTATAACCTGTTTGGCGCAGAGTTTACCTACAAGGAAGTAAAAGACAATGAACTTAGCCGTGGCCTCGATTTGCAAGGAGGTATGCACGTAACCCTGGAGGTTTCTCCGGTGGATATTATTAAGGGTCTTGCCGGAAACAGCAAAGATTCGGCATTTGTGAAAGCCTTGGCAAAGGCACATGAGCGTTCGAAAAGCAGTCAGGAGCGATTTTCAAGTCTGTTCTTTGCTGCATACCAGGAAGATAATGCGGGGGCCAGACTTGCACCTGTTTTTGCTTCAACCGCAACACGCGGTCGTATTAGCTTAAATGATTCAGATGAGCAGGTTGTTACTGTAGTAAATGAAGAAATCGACAGGGCTATTGAACGTTCCTATACGATTCTTAAAAATCGTTTGGATCAGTTTGGTACATCGCAGCCGAATATTCAGCGCTTGCCCGGAACAGGCCGAATTCAAATTGAAATTCCGGGTGCTGATAACCCCGCACGCGTACGGAAATTATTGCAAGGCGTGGCACGCCTTGAGTTCTGGGATGTGATCGAACCCAATGATATCAACAGTTCGTTGATGGCTATCAATGCAGCACTGGTTAAAGAGAGACAAGTACAAGGCGCACTAAATATAACTACCGGAGAAGATCAGGTTGGCACCTCTGCAGACACAACGCAAGCTGATGGTGTAACCGATTTGGAAAAGCAGTTACAATCGGCAGCAGCAGGAGACACAACCTCTAATAGCTTGGATTCGCTTCAGAACCTCAATGTGTCACCTTTGTTCGCCAAAAGCAATCCTCCAGGCCTTTTCCGTTATGCAGTAACGGATACGGCAGAGATTAATCGTATTTTCAAAAAGCCAGAGATTAAAAGCCTGTTGCCTAGAAATGTAGGTGTGTACTGGGCTAATAAACCCGACAAAGATTTTGGTGCAACCGAAGGACTTCAGTTGTATTTTCTTGACATGGGCAGATCCGGCCAGCCGAAGCTGACCGGTGAAGTAATCAATGAAGCGCGTCAGGATTTGGATGAATACGCAAGGCCATCAGTAAGCATGACCATGAACGCGACTGGAACCAAGGCTTGGGCAAAAATGACTGCTGAGGCAGCAAGCAAAACACCTCGCGGCCGCATTGCCATCGTGTTGGATAATTCAGTTTACTCGGCCCCCTCGGTGAATGGTGAAATCCCAAATGGTAATTCGCAGATTTCCGGAAACTTTACTGTTGAAGAGGCAAAAGACCTTGCCAACATTTTGAAGGCAGGTTCATTGCCTGCACCAACCAAAATTGTTGAGGAAGCCATTGTAGGGCCAACTTTAGGTAAGCTTGCACAAAATCAAGGACTGTTATCTTCCTTAGGTGGTCTGGTGTTGGTGGTGCTATTTATGTTGCTGTATTATTCGAAAGGAGGCATTGTAGCCAACATCGCGTTGGTGTTCAACATTTTCTTCATTTTGGGTATTCTGGCTCAATTCAATGCTTCATTAACCCTTCCGGGTATTGCCGGTATTGTGCTTACCATTGGTATGGCGGTGGATGCGAACGTACTGATCTTTGAACGTATCAAGGAAGAAATTACGCATGGTCGTAAATTAAAGGATGCTATTAAAGTAGGATATCAACGTGCATTCTGGTCTATTTTCGATTCGAACCTGACTACATTGTTAACGGCCTTCTTCCTGTTTATGCTCGGACAAGGACCGATTAAAGGTTTCGCGATAACCCTTATGATTGGTATTCTTACTTCATTCTTCACAGCGGTATATGTTTCACGCGTTATTGTAGAATGGATGACCCGTAAGGGAGATGATAGTAAAATTTCATTTGACTCGTTTATTTCCCGTGCGGTGAAGAAGAGAAGAAGGTATGAGTTTGTTGGAAACAGCCGTAAGGCGTATATCGCTTCATCTGCTATAATTCTAATTGGTTTGGCACTGCTTTTTGTAAAGCCATTGAATATGGGTGTTGATTTTAAAGGCGGACGCTCATACGTAGTAGCCTTTAGTCAGCCGGTTGCTGCAACCGAATTGAAAGTTCAGTTGACCCAAAGTTTTGAAGGAGCAGGAACGGAAGTAAAGAATTACGGCAGCAACTCATCGGTGAAAGTAACCACCTCATACCTCATTGAGGAGGATAGCGAAGAGGCTGATGAAAAAGTTCGCGAAACGCTGATCAACGCGCTTCAAACCATTACCGGAAAGCAGTATACGAGTCAGGAAGCGCAGCTTGATGATAGTCGTTTTATTATCTCAAGCTCATCAAAAGTTGGTGCAACCGTGGCTGATGATATTAAGAACTCAGCATGGGAGGCCAGTCTTTTCTCATTGATCGGTATCTTTATTTATATCCTGATCCGTTTCCGTAAATGGCAATACAGTGCAGGTGCGATCATTGCTACGCTGCATGATACGCTCTTCGTGTTTGCTGCCTTTTCTATTGCAGGATTTTTGGGAATGAGCTACGAGGTTGACCAGGTATTTGTGGCCGCTATTCTTACCATTATCGGTTACTCCATTAACGATACGGTGATCATCTTCGATCGTATTCGTGAGTATATTGGTTTTGGCGCTACCCATGACCTGCGCAAAATCTTTAACGATGCCATTAACGATACCCTGAGCCGTACCATCATTACGGCTGGTACTACGTTATTGGTGGTTATTGTGTTATTGATATTTGGTGGCCAGGTACTTTCTGGCTTTGCATTTGCGCTTCTGGTTGGGGTGTCTGTCGGAACGTATTCCTCTGTATTTATCGCAGCTCCTATCGTGTTGGATATGGATAAAAAAGGACAAGAAAAAGAAGCTAAAAAAGCTGTTGCTGCAACAGCCTAA
- a CDS encoding gliding motility lipoprotein GldH, with amino-acid sequence MRKLLLLSACIVVFSGCDETRLYEKNVDFKERYWLVTEHPTFDFEIADTSIPYNLFFTIRNESDYPNANIYFTYTLSDSLSSTPLEKKLINQLLFHEKTGEPFGSTGLGYVFEHRFPLLENYTFKNPGKYTVRFEQFMRTDTLKGVLSVGIRVEKSQNSN; translated from the coding sequence ATGAGAAAGTTGTTACTGTTATCTGCTTGTATCGTAGTGTTCAGCGGATGTGACGAAACCCGACTATATGAAAAGAATGTGGATTTCAAGGAGCGCTATTGGTTAGTAACTGAACACCCAACTTTTGATTTTGAAATAGCGGATACGTCTATTCCGTATAATCTTTTCTTCACCATCAGAAATGAATCGGATTACCCCAACGCCAACATTTATTTTACGTACACCCTATCTGACTCGTTAAGCAGCACCCCCTTGGAGAAGAAGTTAATAAATCAATTGCTTTTTCATGAGAAAACCGGAGAACCGTTTGGTAGCACGGGGTTGGGGTACGTATTCGAACACCGGTTTCCGCTATTGGAAAACTATACCTTCAAAAACCCAGGTAAATACACCGTGCGCTTCGAACAATTTATGCGCACCGATACACTTAAAGGAGTTTTATCGGTAGGCATTAGGGTGGAAAAATCACAAAACAGTAATTAA
- the purD gene encoding phosphoribosylamine--glycine ligase, whose amino-acid sequence MNILIIGNGGREHAFAWKIKQSNRCDKLYVAPGNAGTAELATNVLIAVDNFDALGKFCLEQNINLVVVGPEAPLVKGIRDYFEQDQNLKHILLVGPGKKGAQLEGSKDFSKQFMLRHGVPTAKAKTFLAHEVDAAFQYLDECAPPIVLKADGLAAGKGVIITPDINEAKSTIREMLVDKKFGEASTKVLIEEFLSGIELSVFVLTDGKDYVILPEAKDYKRIGEGDTGPNTGGMGAISPVPFADDAFMKKVEDRIIKPTIAGLHKENIDYKGFIFIGLMNCNGDPYVIEYNARMGDPETQAVLPRIKNDFVDLLVDAAEGKLSGKKVEATADYAATVVMVSGGYPGDYPKGKAISGLEAPNPALVFHAGSTQVNGHIVTDGGRVMAITGRGADMASAREKAYAGVTKLSWEGVYFRKDIGMDLLNLK is encoded by the coding sequence ATGAATATTCTCATCATTGGTAACGGAGGCCGGGAACATGCCTTCGCGTGGAAAATAAAGCAAAGCAACCGGTGTGATAAGTTATACGTGGCTCCGGGCAATGCAGGCACTGCTGAATTGGCCACAAACGTGCTCATTGCTGTCGATAATTTTGACGCTCTTGGAAAGTTTTGTTTGGAGCAGAACATCAACCTGGTTGTGGTTGGGCCGGAGGCACCCCTGGTAAAAGGCATCCGCGATTATTTTGAACAAGATCAAAACCTGAAACATATTTTGCTTGTTGGCCCGGGAAAAAAGGGCGCACAGCTGGAGGGCAGTAAAGATTTTTCGAAGCAATTTATGCTGCGACATGGCGTACCTACAGCCAAAGCAAAAACCTTTCTAGCGCATGAGGTTGATGCAGCATTTCAATACCTTGATGAATGCGCACCTCCCATTGTTTTGAAAGCCGATGGTTTGGCTGCCGGAAAGGGCGTAATCATTACACCCGATATTAACGAAGCCAAATCGACTATCCGTGAAATGCTTGTTGATAAAAAATTTGGTGAAGCCAGTACGAAAGTTTTGATAGAAGAATTTCTTTCTGGCATTGAGCTTTCTGTTTTTGTGCTGACCGATGGTAAAGATTATGTTATTCTTCCAGAAGCTAAAGACTATAAACGCATTGGCGAGGGTGATACAGGCCCCAATACAGGTGGCATGGGAGCCATTTCACCCGTTCCGTTTGCTGATGACGCGTTTATGAAAAAAGTAGAAGACCGGATTATTAAACCCACCATTGCCGGCTTACATAAAGAAAACATCGATTACAAAGGTTTTATTTTTATCGGGCTGATGAATTGTAACGGTGATCCATATGTAATCGAGTATAACGCCCGCATGGGTGACCCTGAAACGCAGGCAGTACTGCCTCGCATAAAAAATGATTTTGTCGACCTACTCGTTGACGCAGCAGAAGGAAAACTTTCCGGAAAGAAGGTTGAAGCAACAGCCGACTATGCCGCAACTGTGGTGATGGTTTCGGGGGGATATCCGGGCGATTATCCGAAAGGCAAAGCAATATCCGGTTTAGAGGCTCCAAATCCTGCCCTCGTGTTCCATGCAGGTTCCACGCAGGTAAATGGACATATCGTAACTGACGGTGGCCGGGTTATGGCTATAACCGGTCGTGGGGCTGATATGGCATCTGCTCGCGAAAAAGCCTATGCCGGGGTTACCAAACTAAGCTGGGAAGGAGTATATTTCAGAAAAGATATCGGGATGGATTTGTTGAATTTGAAGTGA
- the ricT gene encoding regulatory iron-sulfur-containing complex subunit RicT, producing the protein MGCACGSSKVGGKVAGCNNNGACQTGGCNKMNVFDWLSNMEMPTQDTFNIVEVRFKNGRKDFYRNIDKLQLTTGDAVIVEIPNGHHLGFVSLQGELVRLQMQKKKIANDNEIKKIYRLAHTKDLEKYEDVKKRELPTLYRTREIIRELKLQMKLSDVEYQADNTKAIFYYSAEDRVDFRELIKILAGEFKIRVEMRQISLRQEAGRLGGIGVCGRELCCSTWLGDFKNVATSAARYQNLSLNPSKLSGQCGRLKCCLNYELETYMEALQHIPKVEAPLLTEQGEAKLQKTDIFKRIMWFGFREENTWYPLNVERVNQILELNRAGKKPATLTDDVAVEKAPIQTLNSDLERLDKKFQKGGKKKKKKKRNKNRNQNQNANQNQARKKE; encoded by the coding sequence ATGGGCTGTGCGTGTGGATCATCCAAGGTTGGCGGTAAAGTAGCCGGCTGTAACAATAATGGCGCCTGTCAAACAGGCGGATGCAATAAAATGAATGTGTTTGATTGGCTTTCCAATATGGAGATGCCCACTCAGGATACGTTTAATATTGTAGAGGTTCGTTTTAAAAACGGCCGAAAAGATTTCTATCGGAATATTGATAAGCTTCAACTTACCACGGGTGATGCCGTGATTGTTGAAATACCCAATGGGCACCACCTCGGTTTTGTTTCCCTGCAAGGGGAATTAGTGCGTTTGCAGATGCAGAAGAAAAAAATCGCCAACGACAACGAAATCAAGAAAATATACCGGCTGGCTCATACCAAAGATCTGGAGAAGTACGAAGATGTGAAGAAGCGCGAGCTACCCACTTTGTACCGTACCCGCGAAATTATTCGTGAGCTTAAACTGCAAATGAAACTCTCAGATGTAGAGTATCAGGCTGATAATACCAAAGCCATCTTTTATTATTCTGCAGAGGACCGGGTAGATTTCCGGGAACTGATCAAAATTCTCGCGGGTGAATTTAAAATTCGTGTAGAGATGCGGCAGATCAGTTTACGTCAGGAGGCTGGTCGCCTGGGAGGTATTGGCGTTTGTGGTCGGGAGTTGTGTTGCTCAACCTGGCTGGGTGATTTTAAAAACGTAGCCACCAGTGCGGCACGCTACCAAAACCTTTCACTTAATCCCAGCAAACTTTCCGGCCAATGTGGCCGATTGAAATGTTGCCTCAACTACGAACTGGAAACGTATATGGAAGCGCTTCAGCACATCCCTAAAGTTGAAGCTCCGCTGCTCACCGAACAAGGTGAAGCTAAACTTCAAAAGACCGATATTTTTAAACGCATCATGTGGTTCGGTTTTCGTGAAGAGAATACCTGGTACCCGTTAAATGTGGAACGGGTGAATCAAATATTGGAGTTAAATCGTGCGGGCAAAAAACCAGCTACGCTTACCGATGATGTAGCCGTAGAAAAAGCTCCGATTCAAACCTTGAATAGCGATTTGGAACGTCTCGATAAAAAATTTCAAAAAGGCGGTAAGAAGAAAAAGAAGAAAAAGCGTAACAAAAACCGGAACCAAAATCAGAACGCTAACCAAAATCAAGCCCGGAAAAAGGAATGA